One window from the genome of Pseudanabaena yagii GIHE-NHR1 encodes:
- a CDS encoding hybrid sensor histidine kinase/response regulator → MNSEQQQQRIMGYFIEEAREHLQTIEQGVLNLQDILDEPESINELFRAAHSIKGGAAMLGVGSIQHVAHRLEDFFKILKENPKINVDERLKSLLLAGFDPLAELLDELQIGFRISDELTLETSNRVKPVFAELESYLNQLTSNSNEELVTPVLVEQRSEQRIVESKPVTSQKTIFQEEVTNKMRDMLQLFRGTDSQDSRSQLQEICNYFQEVGDRFELSNWTNLATQIKNAIAYPINSYRTLAPIVIRELKDAQDLVLANREAEIAISPQIQNLLPYRFSESEDDDVSTIFTTAPDISPKAIDIEEDLQLDALGTEEYEALDLASMNPVDQQSSSAHEIDLFSDQNEQEEAFDLLEIPQEQIDQMDWMDSEYEITENQHIDGPKVGASELKSLATLFENDDIDFDSAWEDIESNESNLAKHGNEQNFNNNHDEFADLLDNTSTDLNNPASNRGLEDSNLAELFGEVPTSEQASTISKDSQGLFPKDQDSQGLFPDDMDITSNPTDQLITQNTPDILEDLAIDDLVKEESIDTEFDDFDLGIDIIDQISDINTENAEGINIDDLDFSEGSPQESSELFSESILSDAQDDNSLSSEEYFAELARQENAINSLHEDEEAPDTNNHEPFALTISEEDMPLLEEDPFAINDNIDADLLETPLNISNEDQNDFDLSDIEDFANTPSPKKDVIESYTLPIESSEDFDTNDTSGLNIFDELGFDNDDFEQEAASPVIDHPVTDQNDHQGEEPAFPDNNEFDEIANSISSDDIININEQPINEQTDEIDDLFADAPETSSPSEIIDSAEDLQFFGEDSSNTTSIEQELSTTDDLGDFFGDEESVEQELSSTDDLGDFFGNEESVEQELSTTDDLGDFFGNEEEISQEINTSDDELGGFFDDVEASDFSLSNDISNSAVSDITDNDNSIQNIGTHDISNTDELGDFFADVEEPNLDSVYSKNESNNLSTTDDIDGLGDFFNASESPEDLAEKLIDDNWSDLGISDDVNINGDVADETIDSFTEENLNSAFADISAASNSLESSLENINDELFNQIEEPEPANKSDNLVNLFANANEDDLTILENNFNDFGNDLDNEFDFNEERSLTQSDASSLADDFEENNFFNAIDDLRSDSLQSNDEPLTSIQQDQQDDINFDDDHEDITSGSTIDSLVDFFQGDDSDITDLTTSESLTNINNDSFDDNQNLDFGGFDEMSDLNGSSLQDSINSETDYVEMQNLAIDNQSVVEELNGIDDNFDFDDLEAMIGDASSLSDNFITSNNDEVASPNHHSNHDNGQQSINSDDMNFDELEALLGDTGSFETNVAAKPKEREVTTLPSTSTTKPKDDFDELESMLQSRFAPDVGPIKTKTPVRPPVTTRKPKLSDSTMRVDVKYLDSLNNLVGELVVNRNLLEQEQERLQQFITNLLHQVQLLSDVSQRMRDQYDRSLLEASLTAGRGRSYNNFESGYSSDGASTSSAVSSEFEGIEFDRYNTFHVLSQEIIELIVKVRESASDIEFVVGETDQVTRQLGTITTQVQDDLKQSRMVPFAQIADRLPRGIRDRALKSGKQADLEVFGRETLIDKAILESLTDPLTHLVNNAIDHGLEDPATRQAAGKSAAGKLTVRAYHQGNQTVISISDDGAGISTEKVKKSAVAKGVRSQSEVDRLNDTEVYSLLFEAGFSTAAEADEFKGRGVGLDVVKTCLDEIRGVIIVESLVGKGTTFTIRLPLTLSISKAMFCISDRARIAFPVDGFEDMVEVPQSQIVLNEKGQPCLPWRDTVLPFQHLSNLLSYSRHLSRSNIYGKQDNDELCIIILRNDTSYLALQVDQFLGEYEIVIKQLEGPIPQPAGIAGATVLGDGRVMAIANVLELFDIASGRLRPSTSGVTLQPPIEEDIAVDPTVLIVDDSITVRELLSLTFAKVGYRVEQAKDGQDAWEKLRAGLPCDMIFCDIEMPRMDGLDLLSRLQKDSRLKEIPVAMLTSRGADRHRQTAIQLGAKGYFTKPYLEEELLSASKRLLNGETLPI, encoded by the coding sequence ATGAACTCGGAACAACAACAGCAGCGCATCATGGGTTATTTCATTGAAGAAGCCCGTGAACATCTCCAGACAATCGAGCAAGGTGTATTAAACTTGCAGGACATCTTAGATGAACCTGAGTCAATTAATGAGCTTTTTCGTGCGGCTCACTCGATTAAAGGTGGGGCGGCGATGCTAGGTGTGGGGAGTATTCAGCATGTTGCTCACCGATTAGAAGACTTTTTTAAAATCCTCAAAGAGAATCCCAAAATAAACGTTGATGAGCGGCTAAAAAGCCTGCTATTAGCTGGATTTGATCCCCTAGCTGAATTGCTTGATGAATTACAGATTGGGTTTCGTATATCTGACGAATTAACACTAGAAACCAGTAACCGTGTTAAGCCTGTCTTTGCAGAATTGGAATCCTATCTTAATCAATTAACTTCTAATTCTAATGAAGAATTAGTTACCCCTGTTCTTGTTGAACAAAGATCAGAACAGCGCATTGTCGAATCTAAACCAGTTACTTCTCAAAAGACGATCTTTCAAGAAGAAGTTACTAATAAAATGCGCGACATGCTGCAATTATTTCGCGGCACAGATTCACAGGATAGTCGATCGCAGTTACAGGAAATTTGCAATTACTTCCAAGAAGTTGGTGACAGATTTGAACTCAGCAATTGGACGAATTTAGCTACTCAGATCAAAAATGCGATCGCATATCCCATTAACTCATACCGTACTCTTGCGCCTATTGTAATTCGCGAACTAAAGGATGCTCAGGACTTAGTTTTGGCAAATCGAGAAGCTGAGATTGCCATATCACCTCAAATTCAAAACCTCTTACCCTATCGTTTTTCTGAATCAGAAGATGATGATGTCAGCACAATCTTTACCACCGCACCTGATATATCTCCAAAAGCGATAGATATCGAAGAAGACTTACAACTTGATGCCTTAGGAACTGAAGAATATGAAGCCTTAGATTTGGCTTCTATGAATCCAGTTGATCAACAGTCTTCCAGCGCACATGAGATTGATCTATTTAGTGATCAAAATGAACAAGAAGAAGCCTTTGATCTATTAGAAATACCTCAAGAACAAATCGATCAAATGGATTGGATGGACAGTGAGTATGAAATCACTGAAAATCAACATATTGATGGTCCCAAGGTTGGAGCATCAGAGTTAAAGTCCCTAGCCACTTTATTTGAGAATGATGATATTGACTTTGATTCTGCTTGGGAAGACATCGAATCTAACGAGAGTAATCTAGCAAAGCATGGCAATGAACAGAACTTCAACAACAATCATGATGAATTTGCTGATTTACTCGACAACACCTCTACAGACCTCAATAATCCTGCTAGCAATCGTGGATTAGAGGATTCTAATCTGGCGGAATTATTCGGTGAGGTTCCTACTAGCGAGCAGGCTAGCACCATAAGTAAAGATTCTCAAGGTTTATTTCCAAAGGATCAAGATTCTCAAGGTTTATTCCCAGATGATATGGATATTACATCCAATCCAACGGATCAATTAATCACACAAAATACTCCAGATATTCTAGAAGATTTAGCGATCGATGATTTGGTTAAAGAGGAATCCATAGATACAGAATTTGACGACTTTGACTTAGGGATCGATATCATTGATCAAATCAGTGATATTAATACTGAAAATGCCGAAGGCATTAATATTGATGACCTTGATTTCTCTGAAGGTAGCCCACAGGAATCTTCTGAATTATTCTCAGAAAGCATATTGAGTGATGCTCAAGATGATAACTCTCTATCTAGTGAGGAATATTTCGCTGAATTAGCAAGACAAGAGAATGCTATCAATAGTTTGCATGAAGATGAAGAAGCTCCAGATACTAACAACCATGAACCATTTGCCTTAACGATCTCAGAGGAAGACATGCCATTGTTAGAGGAAGATCCTTTTGCTATTAATGACAACATTGATGCCGATTTACTAGAAACACCATTAAACATTAGCAATGAAGATCAAAATGATTTTGACCTTTCTGATATAGAAGATTTTGCAAACACCCCATCTCCCAAAAAAGATGTTATAGAGAGCTATACTCTGCCCATAGAAAGTAGCGAAGACTTTGATACCAATGATACTTCGGGACTAAATATATTTGATGAGCTAGGCTTTGATAATGATGACTTTGAACAGGAAGCAGCATCACCAGTAATTGATCACCCAGTAACTGATCAAAATGATCATCAGGGTGAAGAGCCAGCATTTCCAGATAACAATGAATTTGATGAAATTGCTAACTCTATTAGTAGTGATGACATAATCAATATTAATGAGCAACCTATTAATGAGCAGACTGATGAGATTGATGATTTGTTTGCTGATGCTCCAGAGACAAGTAGCCCCTCTGAAATAATTGACAGTGCCGAAGATCTACAATTTTTCGGCGAAGATAGTTCTAATACAACCAGTATTGAACAAGAACTAAGTACCACTGATGATTTAGGCGATTTCTTTGGTGATGAGGAAAGCGTTGAGCAGGAACTAAGTAGCACTGATGATTTAGGTGATTTCTTTGGTAATGAGGAAAGCGTTGAGCAGGAACTAAGTACTACTGATGATTTAGGTGATTTCTTTGGTAATGAGGAAGAGATTAGTCAAGAAATTAATACTAGCGATGATGAGTTAGGCGGTTTCTTTGATGATGTAGAGGCATCAGATTTTAGCTTGTCTAACGATATTTCTAATAGCGCTGTTAGTGATATCACTGATAATGACAATTCAATTCAAAATATTGGTACTCATGATATTAGTAACACTGATGAATTAGGAGATTTCTTTGCGGATGTGGAAGAACCTAATCTTGATTCTGTTTACAGTAAAAATGAATCAAATAATTTAAGTACTACTGATGATATTGATGGATTAGGTGATTTCTTTAATGCATCTGAATCGCCCGAAGATCTAGCCGAGAAATTGATTGATGATAATTGGAGTGATTTAGGCATTAGCGACGATGTAAATATCAATGGTGATGTCGCAGATGAGACTATTGATTCATTTACTGAGGAAAATCTTAATTCCGCTTTTGCAGATATATCTGCTGCATCGAATTCTCTAGAAAGCTCTCTAGAAAACATCAATGACGAATTGTTTAATCAAATTGAAGAGCCTGAACCTGCAAACAAATCTGATAATTTAGTCAATTTATTTGCTAATGCGAATGAAGATGATCTGACTATATTAGAGAATAACTTTAATGATTTTGGTAATGATCTAGACAATGAATTTGACTTTAATGAAGAGCGATCGCTTACACAAAGTGACGCGAGTAGTCTAGCAGATGATTTTGAGGAGAATAATTTTTTCAATGCTATTGATGATTTGAGATCGGATTCTCTGCAATCAAATGATGAACCTCTAACGAGTATCCAACAAGATCAACAAGATGATATAAACTTTGACGACGATCATGAAGATATTACATCTGGTAGTACGATCGACAGCCTAGTGGACTTTTTTCAAGGTGATGATTCCGATATTACTGACTTAACTACATCTGAGTCATTAACTAATATTAATAACGATAGCTTTGATGACAACCAAAATTTAGATTTTGGTGGGTTTGATGAGATGTCTGATCTAAATGGTTCCAGCCTACAAGACTCTATAAATTCTGAGACAGATTATGTGGAAATGCAAAATTTGGCAATTGATAATCAATCAGTAGTAGAGGAGTTAAATGGGATTGATGATAATTTTGATTTTGATGATTTAGAAGCCATGATTGGCGATGCTAGTAGCTTATCAGATAATTTCATTACCTCTAATAACGACGAAGTTGCCAGCCCTAATCATCATAGTAATCATGACAATGGACAGCAGTCTATTAATTCTGATGATATGAATTTTGACGAATTAGAAGCTCTATTAGGTGATACTGGAAGTTTTGAGACAAATGTAGCTGCAAAACCAAAAGAACGTGAGGTTACTACTCTCCCATCTACCTCAACGACCAAACCGAAGGATGACTTTGACGAATTGGAAAGTATGCTTCAGTCAAGATTTGCTCCAGATGTTGGACCGATCAAGACTAAAACACCTGTGCGTCCTCCTGTCACTACCCGTAAGCCTAAGTTGTCCGATTCAACGATGCGTGTAGATGTCAAATACCTTGATAGTTTAAATAACTTAGTTGGGGAACTTGTTGTTAACCGCAACTTGTTAGAACAGGAGCAGGAAAGGCTACAACAGTTTATTACTAATCTATTGCATCAAGTGCAGCTACTTAGTGATGTATCCCAAAGGATGCGCGATCAGTACGATCGCTCTTTGCTAGAGGCATCTCTAACCGCAGGTCGCGGGCGTTCATATAATAATTTTGAATCTGGTTATTCTAGTGATGGGGCAAGTACGAGTAGTGCTGTTAGTAGCGAATTTGAAGGGATTGAATTTGACCGATACAATACCTTCCACGTTCTGTCACAGGAAATCATCGAGCTAATTGTCAAAGTTCGTGAGTCAGCTTCGGATATTGAGTTTGTGGTGGGTGAAACCGATCAGGTAACTCGTCAGTTGGGAACGATTACTACTCAAGTGCAGGATGACTTGAAACAATCACGCATGGTTCCCTTTGCTCAGATTGCCGATCGCTTGCCTAGAGGTATTCGCGATCGCGCACTGAAGAGTGGCAAGCAGGCTGACTTGGAGGTGTTTGGTCGCGAGACTCTCATCGACAAAGCTATTTTGGAATCTCTCACCGATCCACTCACACACCTTGTCAACAACGCGATCGATCACGGCTTAGAAGATCCTGCAACCCGCCAAGCAGCGGGTAAATCTGCGGCAGGTAAACTCACAGTGCGGGCATATCACCAAGGTAACCAGACCGTCATCTCAATCAGTGATGATGGTGCAGGTATTAGCACTGAAAAAGTGAAGAAAAGTGCAGTCGCCAAAGGTGTACGTTCGCAATCGGAAGTTGATCGCCTTAATGATACCGAGGTTTACTCGCTATTATTTGAAGCAGGATTTAGCACGGCAGCAGAGGCTGATGAGTTTAAAGGACGTGGCGTTGGTCTGGATGTGGTCAAAACCTGTCTCGATGAAATTCGCGGCGTAATTATTGTGGAATCGTTAGTTGGTAAAGGAACCACCTTTACAATCCGCTTACCACTTACGCTCAGTATTTCTAAGGCGATGTTCTGCATTAGCGATCGCGCTCGTATTGCCTTCCCCGTTGACGGCTTTGAAGACATGGTAGAGGTTCCTCAAAGTCAAATCGTGCTTAACGAAAAAGGTCAGCCATGCTTACCTTGGCGCGATACGGTGTTGCCATTCCAACATCTCTCCAATTTACTTTCCTATAGCCGCCATCTCAGCCGTAGCAATATCTATGGTAAGCAGGATAACGATGAACTCTGCATCATTATTCTGCGTAACGATACTAGTTACCTTGCCCTACAGGTTGATCAGTTCCTCGGCGAGTACGAAATTGTAATCAAGCAGTTAGAAGGACCAATCCCTCAGCCTGCGGGTATTGCGGGAGCAACGGTGCTAGGGGATGGTCGCGTCATGGCGATCGCTAACGTTTTAGAACTGTTTGACATCGCTAGTGGTAGACTCCGTCCTTCTACTTCTGGAGTCACGCTGCAACCACCTATTGAAGAAGATATTGCTGTCGATCCAACGGTGCTGATTGTGGACGACTCGATTACGGTACGTGAACTATTGTCATTGACCTTTGCCAAAGTGGGATACCGCGTCGAGCAAGCAAAGGATGGACAGGATGCATGGGAAAAACTCCGTGCAGGACTGCCTTGCGATATGATCTTCTGCGATATTGAAATGCCACGGATGGATGGATTAGATCTCTTATCGAGATTACAAAAGGATTCTCGACTCAAAGAAATTCCTGTGGCGATGTTAACTTCTCGTGGAGCTGATCGCCATCGTCAAACCGCAATTCAACTGGGAGCAAAAGGCTATTTCACTAAGCCCTATCTTGAAGAAGAATTGCTGAGCGCCTCGAAGCGTCTCCTCAATGGAGAAACCTTGCCGATTTAA